One part of the Acidobacteriota bacterium genome encodes these proteins:
- a CDS encoding SAM-dependent DNA methyltransferase → MATRDTGAKKAGAKKGSTSDAVVGFEEKLWQMADKLRNNMDAAEYKHVVLGLIFLKYISDAFEEKHAALTADKTSGADPEDPDEYRA, encoded by the coding sequence ATGGCGACGCGTGACACAGGGGCGAAGAAGGCGGGCGCGAAGAAGGGCTCCACGTCCGATGCCGTGGTGGGCTTCGAAGAGAAGCTCTGGCAGATGGCGGACAAGCTCCGCAACAACATGGACGCGGCCGAATACAAGCACGTGGTGCTTGGGCTCATCTTCCTCAAGTACATCTCGGACGCGTTCGAGGAGAAGCACGCCGCGCTCACGGCCGACAAGACGTCGGGCGCCGACCCCGAAGATCCCGACGAGTACCGCGCCG
- a CDS encoding beta-lactamase family protein, whose protein sequence is MTGHRLRLSLLAALVSTVAGLHAAPPGDAWSRVATTFRERVQQAGIVGASVVFVKDGAVAHETVVGLQDRGTGRPVDRDTIFHWASITKTFTGVAIMQLRDRGLLSLDDPVVKYVPELRDVHNRFGDISQVTIRHLMSHTGGFRAGTWPWGGDRPWHPFEPTRWTQLVAMMPYTELLFRPGTQYSYSNPGVIFLGRIIESLSGDDYEVYVTKNILMPLGMTRTFFDRAPAYLRAHRSHSYSGAAGDLREQPFDFDSGITVSNGGLNAPLPDMAAYLAFLIDGNETILAPASLLEMATPQIAARDGEGTSGADVRAGLSCFIERHDGVELVGHSGNQNGFISHLYVHRPSRSGYVVSFNTHVTEASDPRNTTRAVDDSLRDAIVNAYWKAER, encoded by the coding sequence ATGACAGGTCATCGCCTGAGGCTCTCGTTGCTCGCCGCCCTCGTCTCGACCGTCGCGGGCCTGCACGCCGCGCCGCCCGGGGACGCCTGGTCACGCGTCGCCACGACGTTCCGCGAGCGGGTGCAGCAGGCCGGCATCGTCGGCGCGAGCGTGGTGTTCGTCAAGGACGGCGCCGTTGCGCACGAGACGGTCGTGGGACTTCAGGACCGAGGGACGGGGAGGCCCGTGGATCGCGACACCATCTTCCATTGGGCGTCGATCACCAAGACGTTCACCGGCGTGGCGATCATGCAGCTGCGCGATCGCGGTCTGCTCTCGCTCGACGACCCCGTGGTGAAGTACGTCCCGGAGTTGCGCGACGTCCACAATCGGTTCGGCGACATCTCGCAGGTGACGATCCGCCACCTGATGTCTCACACAGGCGGTTTCCGGGCAGGCACCTGGCCGTGGGGCGGCGATCGACCGTGGCATCCGTTCGAGCCGACGCGCTGGACGCAGCTTGTCGCGATGATGCCCTACACCGAGCTGCTGTTCAGGCCGGGTACGCAGTACAGCTACTCGAATCCCGGCGTGATCTTTCTCGGCCGGATCATCGAGTCGCTCTCCGGCGACGACTACGAGGTGTACGTCACCAAGAACATCCTGATGCCGCTCGGCATGACGCGGACGTTCTTCGACCGCGCGCCTGCCTATCTCCGTGCGCATCGTTCCCACAGCTACAGCGGCGCCGCCGGGGATCTCCGCGAGCAGCCCTTCGACTTCGACTCCGGCATCACGGTGTCCAACGGCGGCCTGAACGCGCCGCTGCCGGACATGGCGGCGTACCTGGCGTTCCTCATCGACGGCAACGAGACGATCCTCGCGCCCGCGTCACTCCTCGAGATGGCTACGCCGCAGATCGCGGCCAGGGACGGCGAAGGCACCAGCGGCGCAGACGTTCGGGCAGGACTCTCGTGCTTCATCGAGCGGCATGACGGCGTCGAGCTGGTCGGACACAGCGGCAATCAGAACGGCTTCATCTCGCACCTCTACGTCCACAGGCCGTCGCGTTCCGGCTATGTCGTGTCGTTCAACACGCACGTGACCGAGGCCTCCGATCCGCGCAACACGACGCGAGCCGTGGACGACAGCCTGCGCGACGCCATCGTCAACGCGTATTGGAAGGCCGAACGCTGA
- a CDS encoding DUF4349 domain-containing protein → MDARWTIAAATLVVAACGGGNASWSDNAPGAIRASRVSAEPAGAMESMAAPAPASDAQARGGDGSVSPEAVQADTATSYLAYAYSQRLELPGTRLAAVMDGHLAACQAAGEARCQLMGSSRDGEPDAQMSGQLTVRGEPQWLRVFMQTVASDAAGAGGRLVHRGASTEDLTRNIVDSEARLRASRALRDRLMRLLESRPGSLQDLLAVERELARVQAEIDATESTLAVMRRRVSMSTLTVAYQSPAPSVSTQTFGPLRDAVKQFVARAVESTAVIVSIVASLLPWAVVVALLVWGLKRLRRAARHRRAAARDAGADSVDAR, encoded by the coding sequence ATGGACGCACGATGGACGATCGCCGCCGCAACACTGGTCGTGGCGGCATGCGGTGGAGGCAATGCGAGCTGGTCAGACAACGCACCAGGCGCGATACGTGCGTCACGCGTCTCGGCAGAACCCGCGGGCGCCATGGAGAGCATGGCGGCACCGGCGCCGGCGAGCGACGCTCAGGCGCGTGGAGGCGACGGGTCCGTCAGTCCCGAGGCGGTACAGGCCGACACTGCGACCAGCTATCTGGCGTACGCGTACAGCCAGCGACTGGAGCTCCCGGGCACTCGGCTCGCGGCGGTGATGGACGGCCACCTCGCCGCGTGTCAGGCGGCGGGAGAAGCGCGCTGTCAGCTCATGGGATCGTCTCGCGATGGCGAGCCGGACGCCCAGATGAGCGGCCAGCTCACGGTGCGTGGCGAGCCGCAGTGGCTGCGCGTGTTCATGCAGACAGTGGCGTCCGACGCGGCAGGTGCCGGTGGCAGGCTCGTACACAGGGGGGCGTCCACCGAGGATCTCACGCGCAACATCGTCGACAGCGAGGCGCGCCTGCGTGCGTCGCGTGCGCTGCGCGACCGGTTGATGCGGCTCCTCGAATCGCGCCCCGGGTCGCTGCAGGATCTGCTTGCCGTCGAGCGCGAGCTGGCGCGCGTTCAGGCGGAGATCGACGCGACGGAGTCGACGCTGGCGGTGATGCGCAGGCGTGTGAGCATGTCGACGCTCACCGTGGCGTACCAGTCGCCCGCACCGAGTGTCTCGACGCAGACGTTCGGTCCGCTGCGCGATGCGGTCAAGCAGTTCGTCGCGCGTGCGGTGGAGAGCACCGCGGTGATCGTGTCCATCGTGGCGTCTCTGCTGCCATGGGCGGTCGTTGTCGCATTGCTCGTCTGGGGTTTGAAGCGACTGCGTCGCGCGGCTCGCCATCGCCGGGCCGCCGCACGCGACGCGGGCGCCGACAGCGTGGACGCCCGCTAG
- a CDS encoding M20/M25/M40 family metallo-hydrolase: MTRQLPEWVSSELVGVPPAPSAGSTAVTLLPEAFDAIAALADGTRVELRTDRVAATRTATWNAVGRLRGTDPAADTETIVLSAHLDHIGAAATTDGVADTINNGADDDASGVTAVLELARALVNGPRPRRSIVFALFGSEEAGGFGAGYFVDRPVIPLSNIVADLQIEMIGRPDPKVPPGTLWLTGFERSTLGPQLAAHGANLVADPHPQQQFFFRSDNIRFALRGVVAHTVSSYGLHTEYHTPADELRHIDIAHMRDAIASLVEPVRWLANATEKPVWNEGMKP; encoded by the coding sequence ATGACACGGCAGTTGCCGGAATGGGTGTCGAGCGAACTGGTCGGCGTGCCTCCGGCTCCATCGGCAGGATCGACAGCGGTGACGCTGCTCCCCGAAGCCTTCGACGCCATCGCCGCGCTCGCCGACGGCACGCGCGTGGAGTTGCGCACCGATCGCGTTGCTGCCACGCGCACCGCGACGTGGAACGCCGTCGGCCGCCTGCGTGGCACCGATCCGGCTGCCGACACCGAAACGATCGTGCTGTCTGCGCACCTCGATCACATCGGCGCCGCGGCGACCACTGATGGCGTGGCCGACACGATCAACAACGGCGCCGACGATGACGCGTCTGGCGTGACGGCGGTGCTGGAACTGGCACGAGCGCTGGTCAACGGACCTCGGCCACGCCGGTCGATCGTATTCGCGCTGTTCGGCAGCGAAGAGGCCGGCGGCTTCGGCGCCGGGTACTTCGTGGACCGTCCGGTGATCCCACTCTCCAACATCGTTGCGGACCTGCAGATCGAGATGATCGGCCGTCCCGATCCGAAGGTGCCTCCGGGCACGCTGTGGCTGACCGGCTTCGAGCGGTCGACGCTCGGCCCGCAACTCGCGGCGCACGGCGCCAATCTGGTGGCCGACCCGCACCCGCAGCAGCAGTTCTTCTTCCGGTCCGACAACATCCGCTTCGCGCTGCGTGGCGTAGTCGCGCACACGGTGTCGAGTTACGGCCTGCACACCGAGTACCACACGCCGGCCGACGAACTGCGCCACATCGACATCGCGCACATGCGCGACGCGATCGCGTCGCTCGTCGAGCCGGTACGCTGGCTGGCGAACGCGACGGAGAAGCCCGTGTGGAACGAGGGGATGAAGCCGTAG